The following coding sequences are from one Stigmatopora nigra isolate UIUO_SnigA chromosome 10, RoL_Snig_1.1, whole genome shotgun sequence window:
- the LOC144203272 gene encoding uncharacterized protein LOC144203272, producing the protein MDNTKCHNAGSNEDLECVVCCYEYSHTHRTPRLLHCGHTFCVPCLDKLANENGMIRTICCPLCRWITCTPATLTLPRALWVNAEIWNQVAEKQQRERRVNRKEVPQRALNKQLIRPTLDSNHAVVKSAFRKMFTAHQQRLPAH; encoded by the exons ATGGACAATACCAA GTGTCACAACGCTGGGTCAAATGAAGATTTAGAGTGCGTGGTGTGCTGCTACGAGTACTCGCACACTCATCGGACGCCGCGCCTGCTGCACTGCGGTCATACCTTCTGCGTACCTTGCCTAGACAAACTGGCCAATGAGAACGGCATGATCCGGACCATCTGCTGCCCTCTTTGCCGTTGGATCACCTGCACACCGGCCACTTTGACCCTGCCTCGGGCCTTGTGGGTCAATGCTGAGATCTGGAATCAGGTGGCGGAAAAACAGCAAAGGGAGAGGAGGGTGAACAGAAAGGAGGTCCCACAAAGGGCTCTGAACAAGCAGCTCATAAGACCAAC TTTGGATTCCAATCATGCTGTTGTTAAGTCTGCATTCCGAAAAATGTTTACGGCGCATCAGCAACGTTTGCCAGCCCACTGA